The genomic interval TGAAGCAGCCCCAGCACGTGTGAGCGACCGCATTACAATCTCTGGCGCAGATATCTATTCCAACGGCAGGGTTGAGCGTGAGGCCTATACCGTGCGCGGTAGCATCCGAAAAGGAAATTCCGGTGGGCCCATGGTGGATACTGAAGGAAACGTGCTGGGAGTGGTCTTCGGGGCATCTGTAGACAGCAGCGACATCGGCTACGTGCTTACCGCTCAAGAAGTACAAAACATCGTGGGCGACATCGCCGCTATGGAAAACCCCGCAGACACTCAGAAGTGCGTAGCTAGTTAGACAGACCGGATAAAACGCAGCACCTCGGAAACAAAACCTTTAGGGTTTTCCAGGTGCGGGCGCTGGCCTGTTCCCCCCACAGTGGAGGTACTAAGTCCCGCTGCCGACCGTGAGTGCGCGCGGCGGGCGAGCCATGCGGACGTGGCGGAGGCGTCGACAAGCATATGCACAGGCACCTGGACCTTAGGCAGCGTCCACTTCATAGGAGGAACGTTAACGCTGTAACGAGAGGTCTTTGTTACCGGGAGGAATGTGGAATCGATGGACATCGCTCTACGACGCAAACGAAGCTCCTGCTCGAAACGCTCGCTGACGTGAAAACCAAGGCCGGTGGTGAGCCGCAGATCGCGTTCAATGAGACGGTCGCGCCGGGACCAACACCAGGAACGCAGCAGATGGGGGAGCCGGAACATCATGGTCAGCGGAAGAATGTGGGAAAACAGCCAAGGGCGAAGACCAATTGCTCGGCGCATATCGGCGGGATGCAGCGCTCCAATGGCTAGTAAAGAATCCACGTGATCGGGATAATTAGCGGCTAGCAACCATGCGATAGAAGCTCCAGAGCCCACCCCGATGACGTGGGCAGAATTATGCCCGAGCGTCCGGATGGAACCTGCGATGTCGCCCGCGGCAAAGCGGTGTTCGTAGCCGCTTGGGGGCTTGTCCGAGAGCCCGTATCCGCGCATGTCCAGCGCTGCGACGTGAAAACCAGCCTCTGCTAAAGGCTCGATGACGTGGCGGAAATCGAACCAGCCCCCAAAAGAGTCGTGCAGAAGCACAATGGCGGGATTCTGCGGGTCGCCCGCTGTAGCAGCGTGAAGGCGCAGCCCACGAGTATGGAGCATCTGGTGATGGAAAGGCCCTTCCAACGCAACTACAGAAGGCGACAGCGGCTGCCGATGTTTCTTCAATCTTTTAAGCTTTCTTGTGGAGGCTCATAGGACGCAAAACGCCCCGCACAACGGCGTGTGAGGGGCGCACTAGTGTTTTCGTTGTAAACGTTAGCTATACATTCCGCGCTGCTTAGTCTCCAGGTTGGCTTGTGCCTTTCCCGGAACGAGATTCTTAAGCTCTGTGACGGACTGAATAGTCTGCTTGGGCTTGCCGATCTTCTTGACCTTCTTAAAGCCCACAAAGGCAAGAAGGGCCGCGAGGACGATCATGATGAGGAAGACGATGAGGAATGCAGCCCAACGATCCAGCCAGACGCTGAGCAGTTCTGCAAGGAAGAAGAAAAAGAAGAAGGAGCTGTAGAGGGCGATAGTGCCAGCGACGCCAAACAGGCCGCCGCCGATTACGCCTTTTTTGGCTTCTGCAGCAAGCTCGGTCTTAGCCAGCTCGACCTCTGCGCGGAACAACGAGGACATCTGCGCGGTAGCGTCACTTACGAGGGAACCGATGGAGCCTTTGTTGGTGGCATCGACATCAGTCAGGGGGATTCCATTAACCTTTGCGTCGAATTGATCCGCGCCATCAGTGAAAAAGCCGTTGTCCTTGCTCACAGGTTGATCCCTTCAGATCGAATTCATTTAAAACAGTTATCTTCAATCGTGCCACGAAACGCGCGTGAAGGTGAATTTACTGGATAGATTGTTGTGTATTTGTAGTATTAAAACTCATGGCAACCTTGGACCATCTACTCGCATTCGGTGAAATTAAAGCACTCGTTCAACGTGCTACAGATGGCATCGCCGCAGTTCATCGCAGGCCAGTCAACCTGCGCAAGTATGAAGTTACCTCCTCAGAATCGCTGCTACGAGGCGCACGAACCAGCGCCGCTCTTGATCCCGAACTGGGGGAAAAGTACCACATCAGTGGGTACAGCATGCTTGCGCCAGCTGTGATCGAACAAACATCGAGGACCTTTCTCCGTGCGCCACTTCAAGTCCTTGCGCGCATAGACGCTCTGGCGGGAGGACCCGGCAGGCCTACCTCTGCATCTGCGGAACTTGAAGTCCTAGCTCGCGTGATCACATCGGGCCCCAATCCGGCTCTGATACCGGCTGTTGTGCATGGGGAGATCATCGGGCGCGGAGCTTTTGGCCCTAGAAGTGCGCTCGTGGCGCGCGTTGCTGCTCGTAGTGCAGCGGTCACCTTTGGCAGTGATCCGCGTGGATTATGTGTGCCAGAAACCTATCTGCGCAGGCACCGATCCGAGTATCAAGCGAGCGCAGCGCACTTCACGGCAGGTCAGGAGCAGGCGGTGACATTCATAGAGCTGTATCTCAAAGCGATGATAGCTGGTGCGGAGGAGGCGGAATCCATCGCAGCTGCGGCTCGGTGATGGGGCTGTGGGAAGGAGTGGGGCGTCGGCAAGCTAAGTGCGCTTAAGTGCGCTTATCCGTCCGCTTATTCCACCACACCACGCCTCCCAGCATCGCGGCGACTCCTGCAGCGACACCCGTGCCGATTTGGACTTCCCGCATCGTAGGCTTGGGAAAAAGGGGAACAGGGTTTTTAAACGTGCGGATTTCCCAGCCCTTTTCCGTAGCTATTCGACGCAGCGCTCGATCCGGGTTCACCACAATCGGGTGGCCGACGGCTTCGAGCATAGGAAGATCCGTGACCGAATCTGAATACGCAAAGCTGGACTCCAGTGCGTATCCCCGCTGTTGAGTGAGCTCTGCAATCGCCTGAGCCTTCATTTCCCCCTTGCAATAAAAGGGCATCTCACCAGTAAATTTGCCGTCTTTTACCACCAACTCTGTGGCAACAACCGTTTCCACTCCCAGCTCCTGAGCGATCGGCTCCACCAAAATACGAGCTGACGCTGAGATGATGACCACATCGTGGCCTGCCTCCTGATGCATGCGGATGAGCTCACGGGCTTCTTCATAAATGGTGGGCGTGACCAGTGAGTGCATCGTCTCCGTGGCGATGGTTTTTACCTGTTCCTCGCTCCACCCAACAATCATCTGAGCCAATTGGTCCCGAGTGGTATCCATTTGCTCGCTACTGTGGCCAGCGATCATATAGGTGGCTTTAGCTATGGAAATCTGCAAAGCGGTGGCAGGGGAGATCAAACCGGAATGGAGAAACTCTCGGCCATACACATAGACGGAGGATGTCGCGATGATCGTCTTATCCAAGTCAAAAAAAGCGACAATTTTGGAAGAGTCGGCGGGAAATATCATGCCGGAAGCAGGGGCGGAATCATCGTGTGATGCTCCGGGGCGGGGGTGCTCGGATGAATGTGCCATAGTGCCTAGCGATTGTAGCTGTTTTTACGCCGTTACGAGCAAAAATGTCAGGCGTGTGGTGCGGCGACGACGCGTTAGCGGCGGACTAGAGGTGTACTGAAGGTGTATTGAAAAGAAAAAATGTGCTCGATGTCTCGCGGGGTATTGCCTGTTGTTGTGGTTTGTGTAATAATGGCGAGTGCAAGGCCCCGATATACAGTGTGGCCTGCCCCGGCCCGCCCCCCCCCTGTGGCCGGGTGGCGGCTCGTGCTTACCCCCCCTAGCGCGAGCCGCCCTTTTGTATGTTTAAGCGGCCGTTGCTGGTTAAGTGGTGGCGGGTCTAGTCTTCGGTTAACTCTTGTCCCTCAGTACCGAGACTGCATAGTGAACAGCTTCACTGCGGTTTGCCTTTGAGTTGGAAGTGGGACTTGCTGGTTATCGGTTTGCTTCTATTTCTGTCAGGTTCTTCTACCGTTTGCTGTACCAACGGACGCAATGCCCACCCCTACCTATTGGGTCGCTCTAGCACTTGTGGTAGTGGATATAAAATAAATGAAGTGATATGAGCTAAAGCGAAGTTTTCTGTGTATTGAAATACGGATCGTGAAACATGACAGCTAACTGGAACCTATCGTCCTTTGGGTTTTATATGAATTCTCTACTAAAAAGGTATTTTGCAGGCGATGTTGCTATGCCTCCCGAGGACGTTGAAGTGCGAGCTACTTGGAGAACCTCCGAGCACGTCTATTGCGTATTTTCAGTGATGTCCGCACAAGGAATTGCGTACGTTGGCATGGAAATGCCCCCAATACCGAGCAGTGAGGGTGTCTCTTCGGAAGAAGATACTGCCGTCAAAGGATGGGTGGATCAACTTGCTGGTAATACAATTGCCCCCGATTTAGATTATGGCTCCGACGATAAGATTAAATGGCTCGGAGGGGACAGAGATTACGATCCCAAACATTTTGTGGAACTGAGAAGAATGAAAGATGAAGGGGCAGAAATTTATATTCCGTTAACCGGCCATGGCTAATAGTTCAGTTCTGTCCCATCAAAGTATTTTCCAGTCTATGTTCTTTCGCATTGCTCCTGCGTGGGTAGGGGTGAACCCAATTGATAGGGAAGACCAGTTCATCTAGCTGATTGATCTGTTCTGCGCGGTTTTTGGAGTGTGCGATGTCGTTTTTGAGAACGCTAGAAAACTTACCTTGGGGTTTTGCCTGGTTGTGTGTCTGCTTCAGTGGCTAGCGTTCTCAAAAACGACAAACCAGTGGCCTCGTGTGCCCAATAGTGAGTTTCATCCCCATTACACAACCCAGTCGGGGAGTTATCCACAGAAATTAGCAAAAACGAGACGAGAATCGTGTTATCCACAGAAGTGTTTTACTCACACTCGTCATAAGCCGGCGTTGCGTGAAAGCTGTCAGCTATGAAGCCAGCACCAGTACTCATAGCAGTAACGGATCCCATTGTGCACCCCGAAGCTGTGCATATAGTCGCAGCTACGGGGCGACCCATGATCGATAGCACTGACCCCCGGGAAATTACTCGCCATGCTCATCGAGCTGCTGCTGTGCTTGTCGACGCAACAACGGCTCCGCACGCAGCAACGCTTCCCACTGGCACTCGGCGGTTTCTTATCGCTGCAGAACCTGGCCCCATCGATTGGAAACTGGCCATGGCGTGCCATGCAGAGGCCGCATACGTTGTGCCGGCGCAAGCGCCAGAATTACTCAAAGCGCTTGGTAGAGACGATGATCCGCCACCAGCGGAAGGCGTTGTGATAGCGGTTATGGGCGCCGTCGGTGGGGCGGGGACGTCAACTCTTGCCAGCGCTATAGCGCTCAGTTGTGAGAACGCTGTGCTGATTGATGCCGATCCTTCTTCTGGCGGTGTAGATCTTCTCCTAGGCATCGAGGAATCACCGGGTATGAGGTGGAATGATCTGGCGTTGCGCCAAGGTGACGTGCGTTCTGACGACCTCATTGCGGCGTTTCCTAAGACTGCTCAAGGGCTTTCCGTCCTCACTGTGGCCCGTGGCAATGACGCGCACACTATTGATGACACAACATTGAATGCGGTTATTCGGAGCTTGCGTGGGCACACCAGCGTGGTTGTCGACCTTTTACGTGGAACGAGCATTGCCGATTCCGCTCTTGACGCCGCCGATTGCGTAGTGCTGTGCATTCCCGCCGAAATTCGCGCGGTCGCAGCCGCAGAAAAATTGGTCCAACAGATGCGTGCCCGCAACATCAAAGTCGTTGGCGTGCTGCGGCACCGCTTATGGTCATCGGTGGATGCCACTGATGTTGAAAGAGCAGCGCACCTCGATGTTGTAGCGGAAATAGGAAATCTGTCCCGGCTGACAAAAACCACCGAATACACGGGTCTTTCGTCGCCTTTGCCGCGCAGTCTCAAGGCTGCAGCGACGGCAGTGCTGGAAGAAGCGCAGGCAGCATGATGAACCATCAAGACGTGGTAGCGCGTGTTCAACGCAGAATCGCAGAAGACCCAGAGTTGGCGGATTCTGCATCGCTTGCGAGTCTGGTCAGGCAAGAAGCACACGGAGTAATAAGCGACGTAGACATGATCTCGCTGCTTAGGCAACTGAGATACGACTCCGTTGGGATTGGCCAGCTAGAGAGACTTCTGGTTATCCCCGGAGTGACCGATATCGTGGTCAATGGAACCACAGGAGTGTGGTTTGATCGCGGGCAAGGATTGGAACGCGCCGACGTGGCTTTTGCCTCAGATGATGAAGTCAGGCGATTAGCTACCAGATTCTTAGTGGCATCCGGCAGCAGGCTTGATCATTCACATTGCTTTGGCGACGGGCGAATCACCAGGGATGACACCACAAGTATCCGCGTTCATGCGGTATTGAGTCCGCCGTCGGAAAGCGGTACCTGCCTTTCCCTCCGGGTACTCAGACAAGCAACGACGACGATAAAACAACTCACCGCAACGGGGACTTTTAGCCCAGAAGTAGCTGGTGGGCTACAAGAAATGATTGCGTTGCGCAAACCCTTTTTGGTCGTTGGTGGGACGGGAAGCGGGAAAACGACACTGCTGAGTGCCCTGCTTGCTCAAGTAGACCCAGGAGAGCGCATAGTGTGCATTGAAGATACTGCGGAACTCCGACCTGCACATCCTCACGTGGTGTCGCTTGTTTCTAGAGCTAAAAACACTGAAGGTAGTGGCGAGATAACAATGACTACTTTGTTGCGTCAGGCTCTTCGGATGAGGCCAGATCGCATTGTTCTCGGAGAAATACGCGGTCCAGAGGTGGTCGATTTGCTCGCGGCCCTCAATACCGGGCACGAGGGGTGCGCAGGAACCCTGCACGCCAATTCGCTGCAAGAAGTACCAGCCCGGATTGAAGCTCTAGCAGCTCTTGGTGGGCTTGATCGGCAAGCTTTGCATTCCCAACTCGCAGCTGCTTCACCTGTAATTTTGGCTATGAAGAGAACCCCGCAGGGGAGACGGCTTCAGCAGATCGGTGTTCTTCAGGGACACCCGCTTGAAGTGCATTCGGTGTGGGACGACACAATGCAAGGAGCGCCCTCGTGGAATCCTTCATAATGCTTGCAGTTGCCGCCTGGGTTTCAGCATGTCCGTCTCCGAAACAGCGGGTTATAGGGAGCAAAGCCACACGACGATGGCAGAAGAAAGCCACAACCGTGGCCCTTGTAACGGTCATAATTTTTCCCTTTCGGCATCATATTCCCCTCGTGGTTTCAGGAGGGCTCATCGTCGCTACAGTTGTGAACGCTTGGAATAAGAGGAGATCAGAGGTATCTCAACGCAAGCAACAAGAGGAAATATCAACTGTATTGGGAAGTCTCTCTGGGGATTTACGGGCGGGAGTCGAAGCTTCCAGGGCTTTAGAAAACGTGGCTCAGACCCTTCCTGAATCGGCGCTGAGGGATACGCTCATGGCGGCGTCGAGAAGCTCGCGCCTTGGAGGATCAGCGTCCGCATATTGGCAACAACGAGCTGTTGCTATTCATGGCATAGAGAAAATAACCCATGCCTGGCGCCTGAGTGAACGGTACGGGATTGCGCTGGCGCCTTTATTGGAGAAAAACAGAGCCTCATTGGATGAAGATCTGCGCCATGTAGAATGCACCCAAGCTGCCATGCAAGGAGCTAAAGCCACGGCATATATCCTCACCGCACTACCTTTTGCAGGGATTCTTCTGGGGCGAGGAATGGGTGTGAATGCCTTGGAGTTTTTGCTTCACACACGTATCGGAGCAGTGCTTTTAATACTGGGGACACTATTGGTCTGCGCGGGGAACCTGTGGAGCCAAGCGATAATGGAGAAAGCGCGATGATGACGGTTATTGCGGTGGCATTAATAGCATTAGCGGCCAGCATCACACGGCCTGATGTTGTATACCGAATCCATCGCGCTCGTGATGGACCTCAGAGAAAGTCCGCTGGGGTGAAAAAGCATTGGGACGCGCTAACGAACAAGTTTTTTGCGACTCAGCTATCGGGAGATTTTCTACGTAAGAGTGCCTCTCAACTGGATCTTTTTGCTGCTTGCGCGCAATCGGGTTTGACGCCTTCACAAGCTGCATATGCTGTGGCTTTGACGGAAGAATCATCATGTGGGGGAACTCGGACCAGGAGCGAATGGTCGGATGTGGCCATCATGCTCGAAATGGGAGTGCCTGCTGAGCGTGCATGGCAGCCCCTCGCTAGGCACCCCGCGCTAGGAGAATTGGTAACAGTTGCGCGAGCTTCGGAGAGATCAGGAGCGACGTTGGCTGAGGCGTGTGAGAGGCTGGCTAGGCAATTGCGCGCACGGGCATCAGACCTAAGTCTTGCTCGGGCAGAACGTGCGGGAGTGCTCATTGCACTGCCATTGACCGTATGTTTTCTTCCCGCATTCTTCTTACTCGGGCTTGCGCCAGTGGTCATCAGCTTGGGGATTGGGATTTTTTCTTGATTGACCCACGCGATTGCCAAAACAGAAAACGAAACAACGACATAACCGACATAACAACGAAAAGGAACAAAAGTCATGCTTACTGCATTCATCCATAACTGTCACAAACTCATTGATAATGAAGATGGGATGACCACCATCGAGTACGCCATGGGAGCGCTGGCAGCCACAGCTTTGGCAGGCGCGCTGTATTTAGTGGCTACGAGTGGCTCAGTATCAACTGCTCTGGAAGGCATAATCACGAATGCTTTGAACAAAACGCCAGGTTAATAAGCGCTCATGAGCACCATAGAAACAGCAATTGCATCGGCGGCACTCATTATTGTTGCTGCGGCGATGTGTGGCGGGATTGTTAGCGTCGCTGC from Corynebacterium ulcerans carries:
- a CDS encoding phage holin family protein, translating into MSKDNGFFTDGADQFDAKVNGIPLTDVDATNKGSIGSLVSDATAQMSSLFRAEVELAKTELAAEAKKGVIGGGLFGVAGTIALYSSFFFFFFLAELLSVWLDRWAAFLIVFLIMIVLAALLAFVGFKKVKKIGKPKQTIQSVTELKNLVPGKAQANLETKQRGMYS
- a CDS encoding type II secretion system F family protein — translated: MMTVIAVALIALAASITRPDVVYRIHRARDGPQRKSAGVKKHWDALTNKFFATQLSGDFLRKSASQLDLFAACAQSGLTPSQAAYAVALTEESSCGGTRTRSEWSDVAIMLEMGVPAERAWQPLARHPALGELVTVARASERSGATLAEACERLARQLRARASDLSLARAERAGVLIALPLTVCFLPAFFLLGLAPVVISLGIGIFS
- the ssd gene encoding septum site-determining protein Ssd is translated as MKPAPVLIAVTDPIVHPEAVHIVAATGRPMIDSTDPREITRHAHRAAAVLVDATTAPHAATLPTGTRRFLIAAEPGPIDWKLAMACHAEAAYVVPAQAPELLKALGRDDDPPPAEGVVIAVMGAVGGAGTSTLASAIALSCENAVLIDADPSSGGVDLLLGIEESPGMRWNDLALRQGDVRSDDLIAAFPKTAQGLSVLTVARGNDAHTIDDTTLNAVIRSLRGHTSVVVDLLRGTSIADSALDAADCVVLCIPAEIRAVAAAEKLVQQMRARNIKVVGVLRHRLWSSVDATDVERAAHLDVVAEIGNLSRLTKTTEYTGLSSPLPRSLKAAATAVLEEAQAA
- a CDS encoding type II secretion system F family protein; the encoded protein is MLAVAAWVSACPSPKQRVIGSKATRRWQKKATTVALVTVIIFPFRHHIPLVVSGGLIVATVVNAWNKRRSEVSQRKQQEEISTVLGSLSGDLRAGVEASRALENVAQTLPESALRDTLMAASRSSRLGGSASAYWQQRAVAIHGIEKITHAWRLSERYGIALAPLLEKNRASLDEDLRHVECTQAAMQGAKATAYILTALPFAGILLGRGMGVNALEFLLHTRIGAVLLILGTLLVCAGNLWSQAIMEKAR
- a CDS encoding DUF4244 domain-containing protein, whose product is MLTAFIHNCHKLIDNEDGMTTIEYAMGALAATALAGALYLVATSGSVSTALEGIITNALNKTPG
- a CDS encoding alpha/beta fold hydrolase, translating into MKKHRQPLSPSVVALEGPFHHQMLHTRGLRLHAATAGDPQNPAIVLLHDSFGGWFDFRHVIEPLAEAGFHVAALDMRGYGLSDKPPSGYEHRFAAGDIAGSIRTLGHNSAHVIGVGSGASIAWLLAANYPDHVDSLLAIGALHPADMRRAIGLRPWLFSHILPLTMMFRLPHLLRSWCWSRRDRLIERDLRLTTGLGFHVSERFEQELRLRRRAMSIDSTFLPVTKTSRYSVNVPPMKWTLPKVQVPVHMLVDASATSAWLARRAHSRSAAGLSTSTVGGTGQRPHLENPKGFVSEVLRFIRSV
- a CDS encoding TadA family conjugal transfer-associated ATPase; translated protein: MMNHQDVVARVQRRIAEDPELADSASLASLVRQEAHGVISDVDMISLLRQLRYDSVGIGQLERLLVIPGVTDIVVNGTTGVWFDRGQGLERADVAFASDDEVRRLATRFLVASGSRLDHSHCFGDGRITRDDTTSIRVHAVLSPPSESGTCLSLRVLRQATTTIKQLTATGTFSPEVAGGLQEMIALRKPFLVVGGTGSGKTTLLSALLAQVDPGERIVCIEDTAELRPAHPHVVSLVSRAKNTEGSGEITMTTLLRQALRMRPDRIVLGEIRGPEVVDLLAALNTGHEGCAGTLHANSLQEVPARIEALAALGGLDRQALHSQLAAASPVILAMKRTPQGRRLQQIGVLQGHPLEVHSVWDDTMQGAPSWNPS
- a CDS encoding HAD family hydrolase; the encoded protein is MAHSSEHPRPGASHDDSAPASGMIFPADSSKIVAFFDLDKTIIATSSVYVYGREFLHSGLISPATALQISIAKATYMIAGHSSEQMDTTRDQLAQMIVGWSEEQVKTIATETMHSLVTPTIYEEARELIRMHQEAGHDVVIISASARILVEPIAQELGVETVVATELVVKDGKFTGEMPFYCKGEMKAQAIAELTQQRGYALESSFAYSDSVTDLPMLEAVGHPIVVNPDRALRRIATEKGWEIRTFKNPVPLFPKPTMREVQIGTGVAAGVAAMLGGVVWWNKRTDKRT